A single genomic interval of Macadamia integrifolia cultivar HAES 741 chromosome 6, SCU_Mint_v3, whole genome shotgun sequence harbors:
- the LOC122080764 gene encoding histone H4: MSGRGKGGKGLGKGGAKRHRKVLRDNIQGITKPAIRRLARRGGVKRISGLIYEETRGVLKIFLENVIRDAVTYTEHARRKTVTAMDVVYALKRQGRTLYGFGG, from the coding sequence ATGTCAGGGAGAGGCAAAGGAGGGAAGGGATTGGGAAAGGGAGGAGCAAAGAGGCATCGTAAGGTGTTAAGAGATAATATTCAGGGAATCACTAAGCCAGCAATTCGTCGTCTCGCGAGGCGTGGAGGTGTGAAGCGTATTAGTGGATTGATCTATGAAGAAACCAGAGGAGTTCTTAAGATCTTCCTCGAGAACGTTATACGTGATGCTGTTACTTACACGGAGCACGCTCGCAGGAAGACCGTGACCGCTATGGATGTGGTTTATGCTCTTAAGAGGCAAGGTAGGACTCTTTATGGATTTGGaggttag
- the LOC122081593 gene encoding putative F-box protein At1g67623: MMKRTKKELLPSIGTLPEELLTEVLARVGSSAVTDLFNVKKSCKGFYKAGEDREVLRRVSLEKLPAVPWEDSYREFIRQCEDRGNPEALFKRGMVEYFSSKNQVLGIEFLKKATCLGHEEAAYMLGLILLCTNHPSKSQALEILKKLEQGSPSTKIQKWRKRSKEIIREMWTSTGSLPQPEPMCTSLFCKRNGSNSGWLSEEDVEPPSCEACKWDQEIFFIRNVLQAI, from the exons ATGATGAAAAGAACTAAGAAAGAGCTGCTTCCATCCATTGGAACTCTGCCAGAAGAGTTGCTCACAGAGGTGTTAGCTCGAGTTGGGTCCTCTGCAGTGACTGATCTCTTCAACGTGAAAAAGAG TTGCAAAGGATTCTACAAGGCTGGGGAAGACAGAGAAGTGCTTCGTAGGGTTTCATTAGAGAAGCTGCCGGCAGTTCCATGGGAAGATTCATATCGTGAGTTCATCAGGCAGTGCGAGGATAGAGGCAATCCAGAAGCTCTATTCAAGCGTGGAATG GTGGAATATTTTAGTAGCAAGAATCAAGTATTAGGGATCGAGTTTTTAAAGAAAGCAACTTGTCTTGGACATGAAGAAGCGGCATACATGCTCGGACTAATCCTCTTGTGCACAAATCacccatcaaaatcccaagctTTAGAAATTCTGAAAAAACTGGAACAAGGTTCACCATCAACAAAGATTCAAAAATGGCGCAAGCGATCAAAGGAGATAATCAGGGAAATGTGGACTAGTACTGGTTCTCTCCCACAACCAGAACCTATGTGCACTAGTTTATTTTGCAAGAGAAATGGATCGAATTCTGGGTGGTTGTCAGAGGAAGATGTAGAACCTCCAAGTTGTGAAGCTTGCAAATGGGATcaggaaatttttttcattaGGAATGTGCTGCAAGCAATATAG